The following proteins are co-located in the Sphingomonas panacis genome:
- the panC gene encoding pantoate--beta-alanine ligase, protein MQTIRQIAMLRDAIAAFRAAGESVALVPTMGALHAGHIALIEAAKRPGRRIVASIFVNPRQFGAGEDLARYPRREATDSQMLTRAGCDVLWAPAVEEMYPNGFATTISVTGVSDGLDGAARPGHFDGVATVVAKLFNQVRPDVAVFGEKDFQQLAVIRRMVADLDFGIEILGVPTQREDDGLALSSRNIYLDEAERPRAVALPRALGVAAREIGRGGDVATAMAGAHDMLSAAGFVIDYVALVDAETLTEHPEPGRPLRLLAAARLGATRLIDNVAVDMQASA, encoded by the coding sequence GTGCAAACCATCCGTCAGATCGCCATGCTGCGCGACGCCATCGCCGCCTTCCGCGCCGCCGGGGAGTCGGTTGCGCTGGTGCCGACGATGGGCGCGCTCCACGCCGGCCATATCGCGCTGATCGAGGCGGCGAAGCGGCCGGGGCGGCGGATCGTCGCGTCGATCTTCGTCAACCCGCGCCAGTTCGGCGCGGGCGAGGATCTGGCGCGCTATCCCCGCCGCGAGGCCACCGATTCGCAGATGCTCACGCGCGCCGGCTGCGACGTGCTGTGGGCGCCGGCCGTCGAGGAGATGTATCCGAACGGCTTCGCCACCACCATCTCGGTCACGGGCGTGAGTGACGGCCTCGATGGCGCCGCGCGACCCGGCCATTTCGACGGCGTCGCGACCGTCGTGGCCAAATTGTTCAACCAGGTCCGGCCCGATGTCGCGGTGTTCGGCGAGAAGGATTTCCAGCAACTCGCGGTGATCCGCCGGATGGTCGCCGATCTCGATTTCGGCATCGAAATCCTCGGCGTGCCGACCCAGCGCGAGGACGACGGCCTCGCGCTGTCTTCGCGCAACATCTATCTCGACGAGGCTGAACGGCCTCGCGCCGTCGCGCTGCCACGCGCGCTCGGCGTCGCGGCGCGCGAGATCGGGCGTGGCGGAGACGTCGCCACGGCGATGGCGGGCGCACACGACATGCTGAGCGCGGCGGGCTTCGTGATCGACTATGTCGCGCTGGTCGATGCCGAGACGCTCACCGAACATCCCGAGCCGGGCCGGCCGCTGCGGCTGCTCGCCGCCGCGCGGCTCGGCGCGACCCGCCTGATCGACAATGTCGCAGTGGACATGCAGGCCAGCGCCTGA
- a CDS encoding SEL1-like repeat protein: MGSNRKSAQFLLDSRIADATRGDATALYELGMVYSSGTAGIGVDLVEAHKWFNLAAINGSEAAMACRSEIAGDMSAREIAVAQRAARAWLTTSARHAA, translated from the coding sequence ATGGGCAGCAACCGGAAGAGTGCGCAATTCCTCCTCGATAGCCGTATCGCGGATGCCACGCGCGGCGATGCGACCGCGCTGTACGAACTCGGCATGGTCTATTCGAGCGGCACCGCCGGCATCGGCGTCGATCTGGTCGAAGCGCACAAATGGTTCAACCTCGCCGCGATCAACGGCAGCGAAGCGGCAATGGCGTGCCGCAGCGAAATCGCCGGGGACATGAGCGCGCGCGAGATCGCGGTCGCGCAAAGGGCCGCGCGGGCGTGGCTGACGACGAGCGCCCGCCACGCCGCCTGA
- a CDS encoding exonuclease domain-containing protein, which translates to MIRVVDLETTGPAPPAHGVCEIGWQDVAQGADGRWELVGEGGARLVNPGRSMPPITQAIHHILDEQVADAPMWHDVARQALDPWPRRLALAAHRADFEQQFCTPALTRSAEWICTWKCAMRLWPDAPSFSNQVLRYWRKPHGIEHERGLPAHRAFPDAYVTAFHLRDMINLVGVEQLLEWSRQPGLLPRVRFGPDRGKEWHEIEDDSLTKFLGDRDIDVRFTAETELARRQGGGFVGRQTLQDRLL; encoded by the coding sequence ATGATCCGCGTTGTCGATCTCGAGACCACCGGCCCTGCCCCGCCCGCACACGGCGTCTGCGAGATCGGCTGGCAGGATGTCGCGCAAGGCGCCGATGGCCGCTGGGAGCTGGTCGGCGAAGGCGGCGCGCGGCTGGTCAATCCAGGCCGGTCGATGCCGCCGATCACGCAGGCGATCCACCATATCCTCGACGAGCAGGTCGCGGACGCGCCGATGTGGCACGATGTCGCGCGCCAGGCGCTCGACCCATGGCCGCGCCGGCTCGCGCTCGCCGCGCACCGCGCCGATTTCGAGCAGCAATTCTGCACGCCCGCGCTCACCCGCAGCGCCGAGTGGATCTGCACGTGGAAATGCGCGATGCGGCTGTGGCCGGACGCGCCGAGCTTCTCAAACCAGGTGCTGCGCTACTGGCGCAAGCCCCACGGCATCGAGCATGAACGCGGCCTGCCCGCACACCGCGCCTTCCCCGACGCGTATGTGACCGCGTTCCACCTGCGCGACATGATCAATCTGGTCGGCGTCGAGCAATTGCTCGAATGGTCGCGCCAGCCCGGCCTGCTGCCGCGCGTGCGCTTCGGTCCCGATCGGGGCAAGGAATGGCATGAGATCGAGGATGACTCGTTGACCAAGTTCCTTGGTGATCGCGATATCGATGTGCGCTTCACCGCCGAGACCGAACTGGCGCGGCGACAGGGCGGCGGCTTCGTCGGACGGCAGACGTTGCAGGACCGGCTGCTGTAA
- a CDS encoding sensor histidine kinase produces MADTPPTYVLYIDDDAGLRRLASRSLARHGFVVTVAEGGAEGVALAKAQRFDLIAVDHYMPGMDGLETLAHLTALPDAPPVVYVTGSEEGRIAVAALKAGAADYVVKSVGADFFDLLASAFAQVLERAKLERDKHAAEQMLRASNARLEALLREVNHRVANSLQIVSAMVRMQSTALADESARAALEDTQRRITAVAQVHRRLYTTNDVEQVDMREYLRALVDELGETWSSDAEPRTLSLSAEPIRLATDRAVSLGVIVTELVSNACKYAYPLKAGEVRIALSQIDGDRFQLAVEDDGVGMDVAAPARGTGVGTKLIRAMAQSLHTIVEYDVGRSGVRATLQAALG; encoded by the coding sequence ATGGCTGACACGCCGCCAACCTATGTGCTCTACATCGATGACGATGCCGGCCTGCGCCGGCTCGCCTCGCGCTCCCTTGCGCGGCATGGCTTCGTCGTCACGGTGGCGGAGGGCGGCGCCGAGGGCGTGGCGCTGGCGAAGGCCCAGCGGTTCGACCTGATCGCGGTCGATCATTACATGCCCGGCATGGACGGGCTGGAGACGCTCGCACATCTGACCGCGCTGCCGGATGCGCCGCCGGTCGTGTACGTCACCGGGTCGGAGGAAGGCCGCATCGCGGTCGCCGCGCTCAAGGCCGGCGCGGCGGACTATGTGGTGAAGTCGGTCGGGGCCGATTTCTTCGATCTGCTCGCCTCGGCATTCGCGCAGGTGCTCGAACGCGCCAAACTGGAACGCGACAAACATGCCGCCGAACAGATGCTGCGCGCGAGCAACGCACGGCTCGAAGCGCTGCTGCGCGAGGTCAATCACCGCGTCGCCAACAGCCTGCAGATCGTCTCGGCGATGGTCCGCATGCAATCGACCGCGCTCGCCGACGAAAGCGCGCGCGCCGCGCTGGAGGATACGCAGCGTCGCATCACGGCGGTCGCGCAGGTCCACCGCCGGCTCTACACCACCAACGATGTCGAGCAGGTCGATATGCGCGAATATCTCCGCGCCTTGGTCGACGAACTTGGCGAGACCTGGTCGAGCGACGCTGAGCCGCGCACGCTCAGCCTGTCGGCCGAACCGATCCGGCTGGCGACCGACCGCGCGGTCTCGCTCGGCGTGATCGTCACCGAACTGGTCAGCAACGCGTGCAAATACGCCTATCCGCTCAAGGCCGGTGAAGTGCGGATCGCGCTGTCGCAGATCGATGGCGATCGGTTCCAGCTCGCGGTCGAGGATGACGGCGTGGGCATGGACGTCGCCGCGCCCGCGCGCGGCACCGGCGTCGGCACCAAATTGATCCGCGCGATGGCGCAGAGCCTGCATACGATCGTGGAATATGACGTCGGGCGCAGCGGCGTGCGCGCGACGCTACAGGCCGCATTGGGATAG
- a CDS encoding DnaJ domain-containing protein, with protein sequence MAKFLLLAALLAAGWYFFLRRPAAKPPIDEQEARAILGVSASADADTIRAAHRRLVSAVHPDRDGGSPELARRINAARDLLLKR encoded by the coding sequence ATGGCGAAGTTTCTCCTTTTGGCGGCGCTGCTCGCGGCCGGATGGTATTTCTTCCTCCGTCGTCCAGCGGCGAAGCCGCCGATCGACGAGCAGGAAGCGCGTGCGATCCTGGGCGTGAGCGCCTCGGCCGATGCCGACACGATCCGCGCCGCGCACCGTCGCCTCGTTTCCGCCGTCCATCCCGACCGCGACGGCGGCTCGCCTGAGCTGGCGCGGCGGATCAACGCGGCGCGCGATCTGCTGCTCAAGCGGTGA
- a CDS encoding response regulator, whose product MNDHRSVSIVMIEDDEGHARLIEKNIRRAGILNDITHFTDGTSALDYLFNHADGPARNGPALVLLDLNLPDMSGTDILAKIKGTPALKRTPVVVLTTTDDKVEIQRCYDLGCNVYITKPVNYESFAQAIRQLGLFLSVIQVPEIEGD is encoded by the coding sequence ATGAACGACCACCGTTCCGTCAGCATCGTGATGATCGAGGACGATGAGGGCCATGCGCGCCTGATCGAGAAGAACATCCGTCGCGCGGGCATCCTCAACGACATCACCCATTTCACCGACGGTACGAGCGCGCTCGACTATCTGTTCAACCATGCCGACGGCCCCGCGCGCAACGGCCCGGCACTGGTGCTGCTCGACCTCAACCTGCCCGACATGAGCGGGACCGACATTCTCGCCAAGATCAAGGGCACGCCGGCGCTCAAGCGTACGCCGGTGGTGGTTCTCACCACCACCGACGACAAGGTCGAGATCCAGCGCTGCTATGATCTCGGCTGCAACGTCTACATCACCAAGCCGGTGAATTATGAGAGCTTCGCGCAGGCGATCCGCCAGCTTGGCCTGTTCCTGTCGGTGATCCAGGTGCCGGAGATCGAAGGCGACTGA
- a CDS encoding sensor histidine kinase produces MGIGFAALLVAGVGAVWTTMRSQAHTDMVNHTYTVKLAIAHTQILIEQGETARRGYLLTGDPDYLHNYEVAATQTAPEIARIARLTGDNPVQRQNLATLRPYLRALFAQRAYTNGQIARGANAEALANFHHEKGARRMYHIRSVLAAMGDEESRLLAVRDMEQRSTVGAFYGVLAVAGVLLVVVALLSITTVQRYTHDLAQSRDTLRDFADSLEDLVAERTTELTRANEEVQRFAYIVSHDLRSPLVNVMGFTAELEAATATISGLIDRAEQDAPEILTEDVRLAAREDLPEAIGFIRTSTQKMDRLINAILKLSRQGRRVITPEPLDTGALAATIRASVQHLLDDRGAVMEIAEPMVAITSDRLALEQIFSNLIENAVKYLDPKRPGRILVRSRHDGARAIFEIEDNGRGIAPADHTRIFDLFRRSGQQDQPGEGIGLAHVRALAYRLGGTIDVASELGRGSTFRINLPVTYVEALTPRTERDSA; encoded by the coding sequence ATGGGCATCGGTTTCGCCGCGCTGCTGGTGGCGGGCGTCGGGGCGGTGTGGACGACGATGCGCAGCCAGGCGCATACCGACATGGTCAACCATACCTACACGGTCAAACTTGCCATCGCGCACACGCAGATTCTGATCGAGCAGGGCGAAACCGCGCGGCGTGGCTATCTGCTGACCGGCGACCCCGACTACCTCCACAATTACGAGGTGGCGGCGACACAGACCGCACCCGAGATCGCGCGGATCGCGCGGCTTACCGGCGACAACCCCGTTCAGCGGCAGAACCTCGCGACGCTGCGGCCCTATCTGCGCGCATTGTTTGCCCAGCGCGCGTACACCAACGGGCAGATCGCGCGCGGCGCCAATGCCGAAGCGCTCGCCAATTTCCACCACGAAAAAGGCGCGCGGCGGATGTACCATATCCGCAGCGTGCTGGCAGCGATGGGCGACGAGGAATCGCGGCTGCTCGCGGTTCGTGACATGGAGCAGCGCAGCACGGTAGGCGCCTTCTACGGCGTACTCGCGGTCGCGGGCGTGTTGCTGGTCGTCGTGGCGCTGCTCTCGATCACGACGGTGCAGCGCTACACGCACGACCTGGCCCAATCGCGCGACACGCTGCGCGATTTCGCCGACTCGCTGGAGGATCTCGTCGCCGAGCGGACCACCGAACTGACTCGCGCCAACGAGGAGGTGCAGCGCTTCGCCTATATCGTCAGCCACGATCTGCGTTCCCCGCTCGTCAACGTGATGGGCTTCACAGCTGAGTTGGAAGCGGCGACGGCGACGATTTCCGGGCTGATCGACCGCGCCGAGCAGGACGCGCCCGAGATCCTGACCGAAGACGTTCGGCTTGCGGCGCGCGAGGATCTGCCCGAGGCAATCGGGTTCATCCGCACCTCGACGCAGAAGATGGACCGGCTCATCAATGCGATCCTCAAACTGTCGCGTCAGGGGCGCCGGGTGATCACGCCCGAGCCGCTCGACACGGGGGCGTTGGCGGCGACGATCCGCGCCAGCGTGCAGCATCTGCTCGACGATCGCGGCGCCGTGATGGAGATCGCCGAGCCGATGGTCGCGATCACCAGCGACCGGCTCGCGCTCGAACAGATTTTCTCCAATCTGATCGAGAACGCGGTCAAGTATCTCGATCCCAAGCGACCCGGTCGCATCCTCGTGCGCAGCCGGCACGATGGCGCGCGCGCGATCTTCGAAATCGAAGACAATGGTCGCGGCATCGCGCCGGCCGATCACACCCGCATCTTCGACCTGTTCCGGCGTTCCGGCCAGCAGGACCAGCCCGGCGAGGGAATCGGCCTCGCGCATGTTCGCGCCTTGGCCTACCGGCTCGGCGGGACTATCGATGTGGCATCCGAACTGGGCCGTGGCTCGACCTTCCGCATCAACCTCCCCGTCACCTATGTCGAAGCCCTGACACCTCGAACCGAGCGAGATTCCGCATGA
- the pgmG gene encoding phosphoglucomutase/phosphomannomutase PgmG, translating into MTHHFDPTILREYDVRGVVGTTLHESDAFAIGRGFATCVRRAGGARVAVGYDGRLSSPALETALIAGLTASGVDVVRIGLGPTPMLYYAEAHLGVDGGIQITGSHNPADQNGFKFVLRHAPFFGAELQHLATLAETGDWSEGAGTVTDADVLDAYVDRLMVGHTGGTYRIGWDTGNGASGPVVERLVQRLPGEHHLLFTAVDGTFPNHHPDPSEAENLADLTALVLREHLDFGFAFDGDGDRIGAIDGQGRVLAGDQILAVLAEPVLKDLPGATIIGDVKMSGAMFDRVRDLGGVPLMWKTGHSHMKAKLAETGAPLAGEMTGHVFFGHDFYGVDDAHYAAVRLIDAVHRSGHTLAALRDATPVMVNTPELRFPIDEARKFAVVEEVLARLAGEGATVNRIDGARVDTADGWWLLRASNTQNALVARAEARDQSRLDRLLAQIDTQLAASGIARPR; encoded by the coding sequence GTGACGCACCACTTCGATCCGACGATCCTGCGCGAATATGACGTGCGCGGGGTGGTCGGGACGACGCTGCACGAGAGCGATGCTTTTGCGATCGGGCGCGGCTTCGCGACGTGCGTGCGGCGCGCGGGCGGCGCACGCGTCGCGGTAGGGTATGATGGACGGCTGTCCTCGCCCGCGCTCGAAACCGCGCTGATCGCGGGGCTCACCGCGAGCGGGGTCGATGTCGTGCGGATCGGCCTCGGGCCTACGCCGATGCTCTATTATGCCGAAGCGCATCTCGGCGTGGACGGCGGCATCCAGATCACCGGCAGCCACAATCCCGCCGACCAGAACGGCTTCAAGTTCGTGCTGCGGCATGCGCCATTCTTCGGTGCCGAGCTTCAGCATCTCGCGACGCTGGCAGAGACGGGCGACTGGAGCGAGGGTGCGGGCACCGTCACCGACGCGGATGTGCTCGACGCCTATGTCGATCGGCTGATGGTGGGGCACACGGGCGGCACCTACCGGATCGGCTGGGACACCGGCAACGGCGCGTCCGGGCCGGTGGTCGAGCGGCTGGTGCAACGCCTGCCGGGCGAGCATCATCTGCTGTTCACGGCGGTCGATGGCACCTTCCCCAACCATCATCCCGATCCGTCCGAAGCGGAGAACCTCGCCGATCTCACGGCGTTGGTGCTACGCGAGCATCTCGATTTCGGTTTCGCGTTCGATGGCGACGGCGACCGGATCGGCGCGATCGACGGGCAAGGCCGCGTGCTGGCGGGCGATCAGATCCTCGCCGTGCTGGCCGAGCCGGTGCTGAAAGACCTGCCCGGCGCGACGATCATCGGCGACGTCAAGATGAGCGGCGCCATGTTCGATCGCGTCCGCGATCTCGGCGGCGTGCCGCTGATGTGGAAGACCGGGCACAGCCACATGAAGGCCAAGCTCGCCGAGACGGGCGCGCCGCTCGCCGGCGAAATGACCGGCCATGTCTTCTTCGGGCACGATTTCTACGGCGTCGACGACGCGCATTACGCCGCCGTGCGGTTGATCGACGCGGTTCACCGCAGCGGCCACACGCTCGCCGCATTGCGCGATGCGACGCCGGTGATGGTCAATACGCCGGAACTGCGCTTTCCTATCGATGAGGCTCGGAAATTCGCGGTGGTCGAGGAGGTGCTCGCCCGCCTCGCCGGCGAGGGCGCGACAGTGAACCGCATCGACGGCGCGCGCGTCGATACGGCGGACGGCTGGTGGCTGCTGCGCGCGTCGAACACGCAAAACGCGCTGGTCGCGCGTGCCGAGGCGCGGGATCAGTCCAGACTCGACCGCCTGCTCGCCCAGATCGACACGCAGCTCGCCGCGAGCGGAATCGCGCGACCGCGCTAG
- a CDS encoding division plane positioning ATPase MipZ, with the protein MPGDGKKPHIIVFANEKGGTGKSTTAVHVAIALAMKGGRVAAFDLDHRQRTVGRYLDNRAVTAKRTERELITPRHATHDGKTDAKFEELFASLSEDSDFLVIDTPGRDDPFARLAAQRADTLVTPMNDSFVDFDLIGQVDPDTYKVTRPSFYAELIWEARKVRARTDGATIDWVVLRNRVQHIEARNMRRVSEALDQLSKRVGFRIIPGLGERVIYRELFPKGLTMLDSGAFGEMGLSHVAARQELREMMNALSLPDPAVPLFA; encoded by the coding sequence TTGCCGGGTGACGGGAAAAAGCCGCACATCATCGTGTTCGCCAACGAAAAGGGCGGCACGGGAAAATCGACCACAGCCGTCCATGTCGCCATCGCTCTGGCGATGAAGGGCGGCCGCGTCGCCGCGTTCGATCTCGATCATCGCCAGCGCACGGTGGGGCGCTATCTCGACAATCGCGCGGTGACGGCTAAACGCACCGAGCGCGAACTCATCACGCCGCGTCACGCCACGCATGACGGCAAGACCGACGCGAAGTTCGAGGAATTGTTCGCATCGCTGTCGGAGGATAGCGACTTCCTCGTCATCGACACGCCGGGCCGCGACGATCCCTTCGCACGCCTTGCGGCGCAACGCGCCGACACGCTGGTCACGCCGATGAACGACAGTTTCGTCGATTTCGACCTGATCGGCCAGGTCGATCCCGACACCTACAAGGTGACTCGACCGAGCTTCTACGCCGAACTGATCTGGGAGGCGCGCAAGGTGCGGGCGCGCACCGACGGGGCGACGATCGACTGGGTGGTGCTGCGCAACCGCGTCCAGCATATCGAGGCGCGCAACATGCGGCGCGTGTCGGAGGCGCTCGACCAGCTTTCCAAGCGCGTCGGCTTCCGCATCATCCCCGGCCTCGGCGAGCGCGTGATCTACCGCGAGCTGTTCCCCAAGGGGCTCACGATGCTCGATTCGGGCGCGTTCGGCGAGATGGGTCTCAGCCATGTCGCCGCGCGGCAGGAGCTGCGCGAGATGATGAACGCTCTGTCGCTGCCCGATCCTGCCGTGCCGCTGTTCGCCTGA
- a CDS encoding MFS transporter has translation MNAPAHVAPVTAERPAAPVALVHFALAMGGFAIGTTEFATMSLVPYFAKGLGIDEPTAGHVISAYALGVVVGAPLLAVAAAKLSRRTLLILLMTAFALFNGLSALAPTYHWMLLFRFLSGLPHGAYFGIAALVAASLVPTNQRSQAVGRVMLGLTVATILGVPLANWLGQAVGWRWGFGVVAVLALLTVLLVALFAPRDKPEPGVSPLTELSALANKRVWLTLGIGAIGFGGMFCVYTYLASTLFDVTRVSAAMLPVVLAIFGVGLTLGNIVAPRFADKALMPTGAALLVGSVVSLALYPLAALHFWSISLDVFAIGFTGALGTVLQTRLMDVAGKAQALAAALNHSAFNTANALGPLLGGLAIAAGYGWTSTGWVGALLAAGGLVVLGVAVLDDRRTA, from the coding sequence ATGAACGCCCCTGCACACGTCGCACCGGTTACGGCCGAGCGCCCCGCCGCGCCCGTCGCTCTGGTCCATTTCGCGCTGGCGATGGGCGGATTCGCGATCGGCACCACCGAATTCGCGACAATGAGCCTGGTGCCCTATTTCGCCAAAGGTCTCGGCATCGACGAGCCGACTGCGGGCCACGTCATCAGCGCCTATGCGCTTGGGGTCGTGGTCGGCGCGCCGCTGTTGGCGGTGGCGGCGGCGAAGCTGTCGCGGCGCACCTTGCTGATCCTGTTGATGACCGCTTTCGCGCTGTTCAATGGCCTCAGCGCACTCGCGCCGACCTATCACTGGATGCTGCTGTTCCGCTTCCTGAGCGGGCTGCCGCACGGCGCGTATTTCGGCATCGCCGCGTTGGTCGCGGCATCACTGGTGCCGACCAACCAGCGCTCTCAGGCGGTCGGACGAGTGATGCTCGGGCTGACCGTCGCGACGATCCTCGGCGTACCGCTCGCCAATTGGCTGGGGCAGGCCGTCGGCTGGCGCTGGGGTTTCGGCGTCGTCGCGGTGCTCGCGCTGCTGACGGTGCTGCTCGTCGCGCTATTCGCGCCGCGCGACAAGCCCGAGCCGGGGGTGAGTCCGCTCACCGAATTGAGCGCGCTCGCCAACAAGCGCGTGTGGTTGACGCTCGGCATCGGCGCGATCGGCTTCGGCGGCATGTTCTGCGTGTACACCTACCTCGCTTCGACGCTGTTCGACGTCACACGCGTATCGGCGGCGATGCTGCCCGTCGTGCTGGCGATCTTCGGCGTCGGGCTGACACTGGGCAACATCGTCGCGCCGCGCTTCGCCGACAAGGCGCTGATGCCGACCGGGGCGGCGTTGCTGGTCGGCAGCGTGGTGAGCCTCGCGCTCTACCCCCTCGCCGCGCTGCATTTCTGGTCGATCTCCCTCGATGTGTTCGCGATCGGCTTCACCGGCGCGCTCGGCACCGTGTTGCAGACCCGGTTGATGGACGTGGCGGGCAAGGCGCAAGCGCTCGCCGCCGCGCTCAACCATTCGGCGTTCAACACCGCCAATGCGCTCGGGCCTTTGCTCGGCGGACTCGCGATCGCGGCGGGTTACGGCTGGACATCGACCGGCTGGGTCGGCGCGTTGCTCGCAGCGGGCGGCCTGGTCGTGCTCGGCGTGGCGGTGCTCGACGACCGCAGGACGGCATAA
- a CDS encoding DMT family transporter gives MMLPFLFLALAGIFWGLGFPLGKIALHEMAAAHMVLLRFAVAAIVSLPFALASREARALFRSAPVVVAGICYGVAFVVQFEGLEHVTVTLAALLVGAMPALIAITAFVLRERVSRASWIGVIAATAGAALIAGKPDGSGTPLGIALSLVSLLIFLGWLLALRSAPKTTSAMAVPAVTVVIAAITVLPIALLMHGAPPLHMSSVAWAGIIGQGLLSTFLATVAWNVGASRVGSAAAGVFINIEPLVGSILGIGFFGDPAGVTIIAGGAMIIAGSIVTVLGERPADDRLADAAHGLSID, from the coding sequence ATGATGCTGCCCTTCCTGTTCCTCGCCCTCGCCGGCATCTTCTGGGGGCTGGGCTTTCCGCTCGGCAAGATCGCCCTGCACGAGATGGCGGCGGCGCATATGGTGCTGCTGCGCTTCGCCGTCGCGGCGATCGTCTCGCTTCCCTTCGCACTCGCGTCGCGCGAGGCGCGGGCGCTGTTCCGCTCGGCGCCCGTCGTCGTCGCGGGCATCTGCTACGGCGTCGCCTTCGTGGTCCAGTTCGAAGGGTTGGAGCACGTCACGGTCACGCTCGCCGCGCTGCTGGTCGGAGCGATGCCGGCGCTGATCGCGATCACGGCTTTCGTCCTGCGCGAGCGGGTGAGCCGGGCGTCCTGGATCGGCGTGATCGCCGCGACGGCTGGCGCCGCGCTGATCGCCGGCAAACCCGACGGATCGGGCACGCCGCTTGGCATCGCCTTGTCGTTGGTCTCTCTGCTGATCTTCCTTGGCTGGTTGCTCGCGCTGAGGAGCGCGCCCAAGACCACGAGCGCGATGGCGGTGCCCGCCGTCACGGTCGTCATCGCCGCGATCACGGTGTTGCCGATCGCGCTGCTGATGCACGGGGCGCCACCGCTGCATATGTCTTCGGTGGCGTGGGCCGGGATCATCGGTCAGGGGCTGCTCTCGACCTTCCTCGCGACGGTGGCGTGGAACGTCGGTGCATCGCGGGTGGGTAGCGCGGCGGCGGGCGTGTTCATCAATATCGAGCCGCTGGTCGGCTCGATCCTCGGCATCGGCTTCTTCGGCGATCCGGCGGGTGTGACGATCATCGCCGGCGGCGCGATGATCATCGCCGGCAGCATCGTCACCGTGCTCGGTGAGCGGCCCGCCGACGACCGGCTGGCGGACGCGGCGCACGGGCTCTCGATCGACTGA